A genomic segment from Alkalilimnicola ehrlichii MLHE-1 encodes:
- the msrB gene encoding peptide-methionine (R)-S-oxide reductase MsrB — translation MQRRDFLILTLGTGASLLLPVGAAMGRLEVREFHRVTGRAWDLGTLAHDPAFWRAHVPHAAWRILFRGGTERPFSSPLDERYEDGTYVCAACHLPLFSSDTKFDSRTGWPSFYQPFPGHVGTKQDRLLWMVRTEYHCIRCRGHQGHVFEDGPAPTGRRWCNNGLALRFAPATGHADDEERATALFAGGCFWCVEEAFDGGGQFCDRSTFYPAEEYHQNYYQKNPLRYRFYVTRCGRYARLDQLWGSEARPGKD, via the coding sequence ATGCAGCGTCGTGACTTTCTGATACTCACGCTCGGAACAGGCGCAAGCCTGTTACTACCGGTGGGCGCAGCAATGGGCCGCTTGGAGGTGCGCGAGTTCCATCGCGTGACTGGACGCGCATGGGATCTTGGAACCCTTGCGCATGATCCGGCGTTCTGGCGCGCGCACGTCCCCCATGCTGCCTGGAGAATCCTGTTCCGCGGTGGGACGGAGCGTCCCTTCTCGAGCCCGCTGGACGAACGCTACGAGGACGGCACCTACGTCTGCGCGGCGTGTCATCTGCCGCTGTTCAGCTCCGATACCAAGTTCGACAGCCGCACCGGTTGGCCCAGTTTCTACCAGCCCTTCCCGGGGCACGTGGGCACGAAGCAGGATCGCCTGCTCTGGATGGTGCGCACGGAATACCATTGCATCCGTTGCCGGGGGCACCAGGGGCATGTTTTCGAAGACGGCCCCGCGCCCACGGGCCGGCGCTGGTGTAACAACGGGCTCGCCCTGCGTTTCGCGCCGGCAACGGGCCACGCTGACGACGAGGAACGGGCCACGGCCCTGTTTGCGGGTGGTTGCTTCTGGTGCGTTGAAGAGGCGTTCGACGGCGGCGGACAATTCTGCGATCGGAGCACGTTCTACCCGGCCGAGGAGTACCACCAGAACTACTATCAGAAGAATCCGCTGCGCTACAGGTTCTATGTGACCCGATGTGGCCGCTATGCGCGCCTGGATCAACTCTGGGGGAGCGAGGCCCGGCCGGGGAAGGATTGA
- a CDS encoding Txe/YoeB family addiction module toxin: protein MTWKLVYTKQAQKDAKKLASSGLKPKAQELLALISEDPYRKPPPFEKLIGDLAGAYSRRINIQHRLVYQVLEEDRVVKVLRLWSHYE from the coding sequence GTGACATGGAAGTTGGTTTACACCAAGCAAGCCCAGAAAGATGCAAAGAAACTGGCCTCTAGCGGCCTCAAACCAAAAGCCCAGGAATTGTTGGCGCTGATTTCAGAGGACCCTTACCGCAAGCCGCCTCCGTTCGAGAAACTCATTGGGGATCTCGCGGGGGCCTATTCGCGCCGCATCAATATTCAGCATCGTCTGGTCTACCAAGTATTGGAAGAAGATCGGGTGGTAAAAGTTCTGAGGCTCTGGAGCCACTACGAATAA
- a CDS encoding AsmA family protein, which produces MYLAGVLVAVLVLAGVALALLWPGERLGEQIAGEMEAQLGVPVSIEGDATLRLWPGPAVRVSDVLLGPEPDADPVGHLAAARLSVRWLPLLRGRLEPGTLLLDTPVLNLERDAAGALNVDWRQAEDADGRALALDLRIRGGELHWRDEGQDQTVTVRGLEVDAPATEWRVAADDAQPLTRLALGANVSAERVEVGVLGFDDVAFGLSARDGVIRTEDWEMTLFGSRGTGEAEADFTEAPPHWVLNVAFGDLQLESFPEAWLPAGAASGSAELTASLTSQGEDAQALLRHLHGEVVLSGHDLLIRGVDLDEELAAYERTQRFSLVDAAAVVLVGPGWLAATKGTDFARLAGRANGETEIVQLLSAWQIENGVAHSRDVALATPRNRLAAQAALELPERRIREAEVAVVDGDGCALMRQEVHGSFDAPEIEEPHFLEVLLGAPLDLLKRGLDALSISPEDCEVFYEGDVAAP; this is translated from the coding sequence TTGTATCTAGCCGGGGTGCTGGTGGCGGTGCTGGTGCTGGCTGGGGTCGCGCTGGCACTGCTGTGGCCGGGGGAGCGGCTGGGCGAGCAGATAGCCGGCGAGATGGAGGCGCAGCTGGGGGTGCCGGTGAGCATCGAGGGCGATGCCACGCTGCGTCTATGGCCGGGGCCGGCCGTGCGCGTGAGCGACGTTTTGCTCGGGCCGGAACCCGACGCGGATCCGGTGGGGCATCTGGCAGCGGCGCGCCTGTCAGTGCGCTGGCTGCCGTTGCTGCGTGGCCGTCTGGAGCCGGGCACGTTGCTGCTGGATACCCCGGTGCTGAATCTGGAGCGGGATGCGGCCGGCGCGCTGAACGTCGATTGGCGGCAGGCGGAAGACGCCGACGGCCGCGCGCTGGCTCTCGACCTGCGCATCCGTGGAGGCGAATTGCACTGGCGTGACGAGGGCCAGGACCAGACGGTGACGGTCCGCGGCCTTGAGGTGGATGCGCCTGCAACGGAATGGCGGGTGGCGGCGGATGATGCGCAACCGCTGACGCGGCTGGCCCTGGGAGCCAATGTGTCGGCGGAGCGCGTCGAGGTGGGCGTGCTGGGGTTTGACGACGTGGCCTTCGGACTGAGCGCGCGCGACGGCGTCATCCGCACCGAGGACTGGGAGATGACCCTGTTCGGCAGCCGCGGCACCGGCGAGGCCGAGGCGGATTTCACCGAGGCGCCGCCGCACTGGGTGCTGAACGTGGCGTTCGGTGATCTGCAGCTGGAGTCCTTCCCGGAGGCTTGGTTGCCAGCCGGGGCCGCTTCCGGCAGTGCGGAGCTGACCGCGTCCTTGACCAGCCAGGGCGAGGACGCGCAGGCGCTGCTGCGCCACCTGCATGGCGAGGTGGTGCTGAGCGGACACGATCTGCTCATCCGCGGGGTGGATCTGGACGAGGAACTGGCGGCCTACGAGCGGACCCAGCGCTTCAGCCTGGTGGATGCGGCAGCGGTGGTGCTGGTCGGTCCGGGGTGGCTGGCGGCCACCAAGGGCACCGACTTCGCACGGCTGGCGGGGCGTGCCAACGGCGAGACCGAGATCGTGCAGCTGCTTTCGGCCTGGCAGATAGAGAATGGCGTGGCGCACTCACGGGACGTGGCATTGGCCACGCCCCGCAACCGCCTGGCCGCGCAGGCCGCACTGGAACTGCCCGAGCGCCGGATCCGCGAGGCCGAGGTGGCCGTGGTCGATGGCGACGGCTGTGCGCTGATGCGCCAGGAGGTGCATGGCAGCTTCGATGCGCCGGAGATCGAGGAGCCGCACTTCCTGGAGGTGCTGCTCGGCGCCCCGCTGGACCTGCTGAAACGCGGGCTGGATGCCCTATCCATCAGCCCGGAGGACTGCGAGGTCTTCTACGAAGGCGACGTTGCCGCGCCATGA
- the tnpB gene encoding IS66 family insertion sequence element accessory protein TnpB (TnpB, as the term is used for proteins encoded by IS66 family insertion elements, is considered an accessory protein, since TnpC, encoded by a neighboring gene, is a DDE family transposase.) has product MIRPDTQVNVYLCREPVDMRKSIDGLSLLVQEAMALNPFEQAVFVFCNRQRDKVKILAWERNGFVLWYKRLEQERFKWPARLQGDTLTLSGQELNWLLDGYDIALMRPHKALHYQAVG; this is encoded by the coding sequence ATGATCCGGCCCGATACCCAGGTCAATGTCTATCTCTGTCGCGAGCCGGTGGATATGCGCAAATCCATCGATGGCCTTTCCCTGCTCGTCCAGGAGGCGATGGCGCTCAATCCATTCGAGCAGGCGGTGTTCGTCTTCTGCAACCGCCAGCGCGACAAGGTCAAAATCCTCGCCTGGGAGCGCAATGGCTTCGTGCTCTGGTACAAGCGCCTGGAGCAGGAGCGGTTCAAGTGGCCGGCTCGGCTGCAGGGCGACACCCTGACCCTTTCCGGGCAGGAACTGAACTGGCTGCTGGATGGGTACGACATCGCGCTGATGCGCCCCCATAAAGCGTTGCATTATCAGGCCGTTGGTTGA
- a CDS encoding DUF302 domain-containing protein, protein MKNAILFVAAVVMTLATQTAFAGQGVERLESPDAIEAVDDRLRAALNARGMTLVQVVHHAENARGVGESLPETRTFIFGNPQVGTPMMQCQGQVALDLPQKMVIREDEGRTLVEWNDPLYLAERHGLEGCDLPLDKVVEALNGIAAEAAGQ, encoded by the coding sequence ATGAAAAACGCAATCCTGTTTGTTGCGGCCGTGGTGATGACCCTCGCGACTCAGACCGCGTTCGCGGGCCAGGGTGTGGAGCGACTCGAAAGCCCCGATGCCATTGAAGCCGTTGATGACCGGCTGCGTGCGGCCCTCAACGCACGCGGCATGACCCTGGTGCAGGTGGTCCATCATGCGGAGAACGCCCGCGGCGTGGGCGAGAGCCTGCCCGAGACCCGGACCTTCATCTTTGGTAACCCGCAGGTGGGTACGCCAATGATGCAGTGCCAGGGGCAGGTGGCCCTGGACCTGCCGCAGAAGATGGTCATCCGGGAAGATGAGGGCCGCACCCTGGTGGAGTGGAACGATCCGCTGTACCTGGCGGAGCGTCACGGGCTGGAGGGCTGTGACCTTCCGCTGGACAAGGTGGTCGAGGCGCTGAACGGCATTGCAGCCGAGGCGGCTGGTCAGTAG
- a CDS encoding type I restriction endonuclease subunit R, with the protein MAGHSELAFETAIEASLTSAGGYEKRNASAYDEALAIFPEDVTGFLQDSQAAKWGQLEALLGEKTRATVLHSLAKELEIKGTLHVLRYGFKCYGKTFRLAHFRPNSGMNPEAAAAYALNRLTVTRQVAFTSVMKKADGPKSTKNRRCIIDVTLSLNGLPVVTAELKNSLTGQRAADAVKQYKQDRDERDLLFAFKKRALVHFAVDPDEAWMTTRLKGKDTVFLPFNRGHDHGAGNPPVENNWKTHYLWDEVLEKDSLMDILQRFMHLEVKERQVKTDKGVRTIRKETMIFPRYHQLDAVRRLVVHARANGSGHNYLVQHSAGSGKSNSIAWLAHRLASLHDAEDQKVFHSVVVVTDRRVLDQQLQNTIYQFEHKTGVVEKIDENTQQLAQALSGGTPIIITTLQKFPFISQALSTLEKKGTGVKISTAGKRFAVIVDEAHSSQSGETASELRGMLNKDGIEAAIAAQLSDEEDDALSDEAKAAILRDSLKRARQPNLSFFAFTATPKFKTKALFDEPGPSGSSPFHEYSMRQAIEEGFIMDVLQNYTTYKRFFGLIKQVENDPEVPRKKAAKALSRYLELHPVNIEQVVSVIVEHFRLYVMSEMGGRAKAMVVTGSRLAAVKYKLAFDRYIKDNGYGGIRSLVAFSGSVEDPDDPGSAYTEVAMNDGLAESELPETFEREDYRVLLVAEKYQTGFDQPLLQTMYVVKRLAGVQAVQTLSRLNRVAPGKARTFVLDFANEEDDIYQSFKPYYEATPVGENADPHQLSELQHKLMGWAIFAPDDVNAFADVWYRSKRDHSASDHRVMNAVLDAVVARFSDREEAEQEEFRGQLTAYRNLYAFLSQIIPYQDSELEKFYAFVRNLLSKLPPPGDGQAFALDDEVALRYFRLQQMTEGSIDLGTGEAYPLKGPTDVGTSGVKEEAVPLSSLVEKLNERFGTDFTEADQLFFDQITASAEENEKIVEAARANNLPNFSAFLERMLDELFIDRMENNEDIFSRVMTDKEFRSAAHEHLAEEIFKRVREEKRTGGG; encoded by the coding sequence ATGGCTGGCCACTCCGAACTCGCTTTTGAAACCGCCATAGAAGCCAGCCTGACCAGTGCGGGCGGCTATGAGAAACGCAATGCCTCAGCCTACGACGAGGCGTTGGCGATATTCCCAGAGGATGTCACCGGTTTTTTGCAGGACAGCCAAGCGGCCAAGTGGGGCCAACTGGAAGCCTTGCTGGGCGAAAAGACTCGCGCCACGGTGCTGCACAGCCTGGCCAAGGAGTTGGAGATCAAGGGCACCCTGCATGTGCTGCGCTACGGCTTCAAATGTTACGGCAAGACCTTCCGGCTGGCGCATTTCCGGCCCAATTCCGGCATGAACCCGGAGGCGGCGGCCGCCTACGCACTGAACCGGCTAACGGTCACCCGGCAGGTGGCTTTTACTTCGGTGATGAAGAAGGCCGATGGTCCAAAATCAACCAAAAACCGCCGCTGCATTATCGATGTCACTCTGAGCTTGAACGGCCTGCCGGTGGTCACCGCAGAATTGAAAAACTCGCTCACCGGCCAGCGGGCGGCAGATGCGGTCAAGCAATACAAGCAGGACCGCGATGAACGCGACCTGTTGTTTGCGTTCAAAAAGCGCGCCTTGGTGCATTTTGCCGTGGACCCGGACGAGGCATGGATGACCACGCGCCTGAAGGGCAAGGATACCGTCTTTCTGCCCTTCAACCGCGGGCATGATCATGGCGCAGGCAATCCACCAGTGGAGAACAACTGGAAGACCCACTACCTGTGGGATGAGGTGCTGGAGAAGGACAGCCTGATGGACATCCTGCAACGCTTCATGCACCTGGAGGTGAAGGAGCGGCAGGTCAAGACCGACAAGGGCGTGCGCACCATCCGCAAGGAAACCATGATCTTCCCCCGCTATCACCAGCTCGACGCGGTGCGCAGGCTGGTGGTCCATGCACGGGCCAATGGCTCGGGGCACAATTATCTGGTCCAGCACTCGGCCGGTTCCGGCAAGTCCAATTCCATCGCCTGGCTGGCGCACCGGCTGGCCAGCCTGCACGATGCCGAGGATCAGAAGGTGTTCCACTCGGTGGTGGTGGTCACTGACCGGCGCGTGCTGGACCAGCAGTTGCAGAACACCATCTACCAGTTCGAGCACAAGACCGGGGTGGTGGAGAAGATCGACGAGAACACCCAGCAATTGGCTCAGGCCCTGTCCGGCGGCACGCCGATCATTATCACCACCTTGCAGAAATTCCCCTTCATTTCCCAGGCCCTTTCTACGCTGGAGAAAAAGGGCACAGGGGTGAAAATCAGCACCGCCGGCAAGCGTTTTGCTGTGATTGTGGACGAGGCGCATTCCTCCCAGAGCGGCGAGACAGCTTCTGAATTGCGGGGCATGCTGAACAAGGATGGCATCGAGGCGGCCATAGCCGCCCAGTTGTCGGATGAGGAAGACGATGCGCTGTCGGATGAAGCCAAGGCCGCTATTCTTCGCGATTCGCTGAAGCGGGCACGGCAACCAAACCTTAGTTTCTTTGCCTTTACCGCCACGCCGAAATTCAAGACCAAGGCCCTTTTCGATGAACCGGGCCCCTCCGGCAGCTCTCCGTTTCACGAATACTCCATGCGTCAGGCCATCGAAGAAGGCTTCATCATGGACGTGCTGCAGAACTACACCACCTACAAGCGCTTCTTCGGCCTGATCAAGCAGGTTGAGAACGACCCGGAAGTACCGCGCAAGAAAGCCGCCAAGGCCCTGAGCCGCTACCTGGAATTGCACCCGGTCAATATCGAGCAGGTGGTCTCGGTGATCGTCGAGCACTTCCGGTTGTATGTGATGAGCGAAATGGGCGGGCGTGCCAAAGCCATGGTAGTGACTGGATCGCGGCTGGCTGCGGTGAAATACAAATTGGCCTTTGACCGCTATATCAAGGACAACGGCTATGGCGGCATACGCTCGCTGGTCGCTTTCTCCGGTAGCGTTGAAGATCCAGACGACCCCGGTTCCGCTTACACCGAGGTCGCGATGAATGACGGTCTGGCGGAAAGCGAGCTGCCGGAAACCTTCGAGCGCGAGGATTACCGTGTGCTGCTGGTCGCGGAGAAATACCAGACCGGTTTCGACCAGCCGCTGCTGCAGACCATGTATGTAGTCAAACGCCTGGCCGGTGTCCAGGCAGTGCAGACCCTGTCTCGCCTCAATCGTGTGGCACCGGGCAAGGCCCGTACCTTCGTGCTGGACTTCGCCAACGAGGAAGACGATATCTATCAGTCCTTCAAGCCCTACTACGAGGCTACACCTGTCGGCGAGAATGCCGATCCGCACCAGTTGTCCGAGCTGCAACACAAACTTATGGGTTGGGCCATCTTTGCGCCCGATGATGTCAATGCTTTCGCGGATGTATGGTATCGGAGCAAACGGGATCACTCTGCTTCCGACCACCGGGTAATGAATGCAGTGTTAGATGCGGTGGTTGCGCGCTTCAGTGACAGGGAGGAAGCGGAGCAAGAAGAGTTTCGCGGCCAGTTGACCGCCTACCGTAATCTCTACGCTTTTCTATCTCAGATCATTCCGTATCAGGACAGCGAACTGGAAAAATTTTACGCCTTCGTCCGCAACTTACTTTCCAAGCTTCCCCCTCCTGGCGATGGTCAGGCCTTCGCACTCGACGACGAAGTGGCCTTGCGCTATTTCCGCCTGCAACAAATGACGGAGGGCTCCATCGACCTGGGCACGGGCGAGGCCTACCCTCTGAAAGGGCCCACCGATGTCGGCACTAGTGGCGTGAAGGAGGAAGCCGTGCCGCTATCATCACTGGTCGAAAAGCTAAACGAACGTTTTGGCACAGACTTTACCGAAGCCGACCAACTGTTCTTTGATCAGATCACCGCGAGCGCCGAGGAAAATGAAAAAATCGTTGAAGCGGCAAGGGCAAACAACCTGCCAAACTTCTCCGCATTTCTGGAGCGAATGCTGGATGAACTGTTCATTGACCGAATGGAAAACAACGAAGACATATTTTCGCGTGTGATGACCGACAAGGAGTTTCGTTCAGCAGCCCATGAGCACCTTGCCGAGGAGATTTTTAAGCGAGTGCGTGAGGAAAAGCGCACCGGCGGCGGATAG
- the tnpC gene encoding IS66 family transposase yields MKSAAIQPYRDVSRLQRQVAELEKKLAETDALLATKEAHWAARERSMFEQIRLLLDSRFGPSTERYHVDQQQLQFDEAEQYADAPVTEPEAEAAQAGETAPSVPAKRRNRGGRVRLPAELPRVEVVHDIPEAQRYCPHDGSELTCIGEEVTEQLDVIPARVQVRRHIRRKYACRCCEEGVHTASMPPQPLPRSMASPGLLAYIATAKYEFGLPLYRQAKGFERKGIPLPRNTLARWMVGIGELLTPLGQALQDHLLAQPLIHMDETTVQVNTEPGRTASSTSYMWVQRGGPPGEQVVRYDYDTSRSGRVPQRLLGDYAGVLVTDGYEGYAQVVRENGITHAGCWAHARRKFVEAQKVQPKGKTGKADWALSLIGKLYRVEREGKTLDPEARLVLRQRQSRPLIDKLQRWLEKSITQVPPKTAIGKALRYLQGQWSRLTRFLDDGRIPLDNNPAENAIRPFVVGRKNWLFSHTTQGAAASAMIYSVIETAKANGLEPYEYLEDVLTRLPAADTNQAVHALLPWNWGKTIQA; encoded by the coding sequence ATGAAATCAGCGGCCATTCAACCATATAGGGATGTCTCCCGCCTACAGCGGCAGGTCGCTGAGCTGGAGAAAAAGCTCGCCGAAACAGACGCCCTGTTGGCCACCAAGGAGGCCCACTGGGCTGCCCGCGAGCGCTCCATGTTCGAGCAGATCCGGCTGCTGCTCGACAGCCGCTTCGGCCCCTCCACCGAACGCTACCACGTCGATCAGCAGCAACTGCAGTTCGACGAGGCCGAGCAGTATGCCGATGCACCGGTCACCGAACCGGAGGCAGAGGCCGCTCAAGCCGGCGAGACGGCCCCGAGCGTGCCGGCCAAGCGCCGGAACCGTGGCGGCCGCGTGCGGCTGCCCGCGGAACTGCCGCGGGTCGAGGTGGTGCACGATATCCCCGAGGCACAGCGCTACTGCCCGCATGACGGCAGCGAGCTGACCTGCATCGGTGAAGAGGTCACCGAGCAACTGGATGTCATCCCCGCCCGGGTGCAGGTCCGCCGCCACATCCGGCGCAAGTACGCCTGCAGATGCTGCGAAGAAGGCGTGCACACCGCAAGCATGCCGCCGCAACCGCTGCCCCGGAGCATGGCCAGCCCCGGATTGCTGGCCTACATCGCCACCGCCAAGTACGAATTCGGCCTGCCGCTCTACCGCCAGGCCAAGGGCTTCGAGCGCAAGGGCATCCCGCTGCCGCGTAACACCCTGGCGCGCTGGATGGTGGGCATCGGCGAGCTGCTCACCCCGCTGGGGCAGGCCCTGCAGGACCATCTACTGGCCCAGCCGCTCATCCACATGGATGAGACCACGGTCCAGGTGAACACCGAGCCGGGGCGAACGGCCTCCAGCACCTCCTACATGTGGGTCCAGCGCGGTGGCCCGCCCGGTGAGCAGGTGGTGCGCTACGACTACGACACCAGCCGCTCCGGCCGGGTCCCCCAGCGCCTGCTCGGCGACTATGCCGGCGTGCTGGTCACCGACGGCTACGAGGGCTATGCCCAGGTGGTGCGGGAGAATGGCATCACCCATGCCGGCTGCTGGGCGCATGCCCGGCGGAAGTTTGTCGAGGCCCAGAAGGTCCAGCCCAAGGGCAAGACCGGCAAGGCCGACTGGGCGCTGAGCCTGATCGGCAAGCTTTACCGCGTCGAGCGCGAAGGCAAAACCCTGGACCCGGAGGCTCGTCTGGTGCTGCGTCAGCGCCAGAGCCGGCCGCTGATCGACAAACTCCAGCGCTGGCTGGAGAAGTCCATCACCCAGGTGCCGCCGAAGACCGCCATCGGCAAAGCGCTGCGCTATCTTCAGGGCCAGTGGTCCCGGCTGACCCGCTTTCTCGATGATGGGCGCATCCCGCTGGATAACAATCCGGCGGAGAACGCCATCCGACCCTTCGTGGTGGGCCGAAAGAACTGGCTATTCAGTCACACCACCCAGGGCGCGGCGGCCAGCGCGATGATCTACAGCGTGATAGAGACGGCCAAGGCCAACGGGCTGGAGCCCTACGAGTATCTGGAAGATGTCCTCACCCGCCTGCCGGCTGCGGACACCAACCAGGCGGTTCACGCTCTGCTGCCCTGGAACTGGGGTAAGACCATACAGGCCTGA
- a CDS encoding type II toxin-antitoxin system Phd/YefM family antitoxin, which translates to MTGITATEARSNLYRLIDETAESHQPIVITGKRNKAVLVSEEDWSAIQETLYLLSVPGMRESIREGMDTPVDECDEEMDW; encoded by the coding sequence ATGACCGGAATCACAGCAACTGAGGCGCGCAGCAACCTTTATCGGTTGATTGACGAGACCGCCGAGTCCCACCAACCAATCGTCATCACGGGTAAGCGGAACAAAGCCGTCTTGGTTTCCGAGGAAGACTGGTCTGCGATTCAGGAAACACTTTATCTGCTCTCCGTACCGGGCATGAGGGAGTCTATTCGTGAGGGGATGGATACCCCTGTGGACGAATGCGATGAGGAGATGGACTGGTGA
- a CDS encoding winged helix-turn-helix domain-containing protein — protein sequence MLVLPVPHFLSAQKDEIDRVAGFTAGADDYVVKPFSPRELVERVRAILRRYEAGSREGPSAALCVGGLELDPERYRVSRDGEEIKLTLIEFRLLQALMSAPGRVQTREALIAHWYDDEPDVIDRVIDVHIGKLRRKLVADVDLVALVARELELARPVIEAAIRCASRLPTPARRSRPRICLTSSSVSTVLNVPVPARQEGPGSGWRLFANWSRRTAGRLVRVARMAGRVSGSSCPFPDCLYKPFTLALFALCTRALECTLSFTLLRNERCTMATRLKLLPGMLLALLLLPAPASAEGTIYTEEGVALACSVVTF from the coding sequence GTGCTGGTCCTGCCGGTGCCGCATTTTCTTTCGGCGCAAAAGGATGAGATCGACCGGGTGGCGGGGTTTACGGCTGGCGCCGATGACTATGTCGTCAAACCGTTCTCGCCGCGCGAGCTGGTTGAGCGGGTCCGGGCCATACTCAGGCGTTACGAGGCCGGGTCCAGGGAGGGGCCATCGGCGGCTCTTTGCGTCGGGGGGCTTGAGCTGGATCCGGAGCGTTACCGGGTTAGCCGTGACGGAGAGGAGATCAAGCTGACACTGATCGAATTCCGGCTGCTGCAGGCCCTGATGAGCGCGCCCGGGCGTGTGCAGACCCGTGAGGCCCTGATCGCACACTGGTACGATGACGAACCCGACGTGATTGACCGGGTCATCGATGTGCACATTGGCAAGCTCCGGCGCAAGCTGGTGGCCGACGTCGACCTGGTCGCTCTGGTTGCCCGCGAGCTGGAGTTGGCCCGACCGGTGATCGAGGCGGCGATCAGGTGCGCATCGAGGTTGCCAACACCGGCGCGACGATCCCGACCGCGGATCTGCCTCACATCTTCGAGCGTTTCTACCGTGTTGAACGTGCCCGTTCCCGCCAGACAGGAGGGGCCGGGATCGGGCTGGCGATTGTTCGCGAATTGGTCGAGGCGCACGGCGGGCAGGTTGGTGCGCGTAGCGAGGATGGCTGGACGCGTGTCTGGATCGAGTTGCCCGTTTCCTGATTGCCTTTACAAGCCCTTCACATTGGCTTTATTCGCCCTTTGCACAAGGGCGCTAGAGTGCACCTTAAGCTTCACGTTACTGCGAAACGAGAGGTGTACCATGGCCACCCGGCTCAAACTGCTCCCTGGAATGCTGCTTGCTCTCCTGCTGCTGCCGGCACCTGCCAGTGCCGAGGGCACGATCTACACGGAAGAAGGCGTAGCACTGGCATGCAGCGTCGTGACTTTCTGA